A stretch of the Uranotaenia lowii strain MFRU-FL chromosome 3, ASM2978415v1, whole genome shotgun sequence genome encodes the following:
- the LOC129756342 gene encoding uncharacterized protein K02A2.6-like — MEESRAVPPFRCDRIETGKLAREWKAWKESLECYFAAYDITDQKVMRAKLLHLGGTALQSVFKNLKDHDHVPLVALVPRWYDVAVEKLDEFFEPRHQSTSERRKLRLMKQNPGERFADYIIRLKQQTAECGFEKYGAEIEEVLKDIYLTDAVVEGCSSNEVRRMILLKDLPFADIEAIGMTQESVDQQMVEITSTQSASRSGEKIFSVHPQSRDRRAAPRNDTNTTWQMKTCFNCGRTGHFSTASKCPARGKECRNCKTHGHFEKQCRKRKLLHTGPSERKQVRVIETVSTDNALRVEPLENEYKENSTPDKVYYAFYSGNESNVLTCVVGGIPTQMLVDSGADANLISEVAWTKMKKDNVAVYSSMKGSNRVLRAYGSNNPLTILGSFVADISVGVKTVQAEFLVVKGGQRCLLGDLTAKQLEVLHVGLPVNRVEIAARPFGKIKGIKAYIHMDPEAVPVFQPMRRIPLPLEEAVAKKIDELLKRDIIEVKKGPTSWVSPLVVVGKANGEPRLCVDLRRVNEAVLREHHPMPVVEDYIARLGRGSVWSKLDIREAFLQIELAEDSRDVTTFMTNRGLFRFKRLPFGLVTAPELFQKAMDEMLADCSGTYWYIDDIIVEGKDVEEHDDRLEKVH, encoded by the exons ATGGAGGAATCGCGAGCTGTTCCACCCTTTCGTTGCGATAGGATCGAAACGGGAAAGCTTGCTCGGGAGTGGAAAGCGTGGAAAGAGTCCCTAGAGTGTTACTTTGCTGCCTATGACATAACCGATCAAAAGGTTATGCGTGCGAAGTTGCTCCACCTGGGCGGCACTGCCTTGCAGTCGGTTTTCAAGAACCTTAAAGACCACGACCACGTCCCACTAGTAGCACTTGTTCCACGATGGTACGATGTGGCGGTGGAGAAACTCGATGAATTTTTCGAGCCACGGCATCAAAGTACCTCCGAGCGCAGAAAGCTCCGGCTGATGAAGCAGAACCCTGGTGAGAGGTTTGCGGACTATATCATCCGACTCAAGCAGCAAACTGCCGAATGCGGATTTGAGAAATACGGAGCCGAGATCGAAGAAGTTTTGAAGGACATTTATCTTACCGACGCTGTGGTCGAAGGATGCTCTTCGAATGAAGTACGCAGGATGATTTTGCTAAAG gATTTACCCTTCGCGGACATTGAAGCGATTGGTATGACCCAAGAAAGTGTGGATCAGCAGATGGTTGAGATTACTTCGACCCAGTCGGCATCTCGCTCAGGAGAGAAAATATTTAGCGTTCACCCACAATCTCGGGACCGCCGTGCAGCTCCCAGGAATGACACCAACACCACGTGGCAGATGAAGACATGTTTCAATTGTGGCCGTACTGGACATTTTTCAACTGCTTCAAAATGCCCAGCTCGCGGGAAAGAATGCCGCAACTGTAAAACACACGGCCATTTCGAGAAGCAATGTCGTAAACGAAAGTTGCTGCACACAGGACCCTCGGAGAGGAAGCAGGTTCGGGTGATTGAAACCGTCAGCACGGACAACGCTCTACGTGTCGAGCCACTTGAGAATGAATACAAAGAAAACTCTACGCCGGATAAGGTGTACTACGCCTTTTACTCTGGTAACGAGTCCAATGTGCTTACCTGCGTCGTCGGTGGTATCCCAACGCAGATGTTGGTTGATTCTGGCGCTGATGCCAACTTGATTAGTGAGGTGGCGTGgacgaaaatgaaaaaggaCAACGTTGCGGTGTACTCTTCAATGAAAGGAAGCAATCGGGTGCTGCGGGCGTATGGAAGCAACAATCCTTTGACCATTTTGGGATCCTTCgttgcagatatatcagtgggTGTTAAGACCGTTCAAGCTGAATTTCTCGTCGTTAAAGGCGGTCAACGGTGCCTTCTCGGGGACTTGACGGCAAAGCAACTTGAAGTGTTGCATGTTGGACTGCCCGTTAATCGTGTCGAGATTGCTGCGCGTCCATTCGGAAAGATCAAGGGAATCAAGGCTTACATTCACATGGACCCCGAAGCTGTTCCTGTATTTCAACCTATGCGCCGGATCCCTTTGCCGTTGGAGGAGGCTGTCGCCAAGAAAATTGATGAATTACTGAAGCGTGATATCATCGAGGTCAAAAAGGGTCCCACCAGCTGGGTATCTCCTCTGGTTGTCGTAGGAAAAGCAAACGGCGAACCGCGATTGTGCGTTGATCTTCGGCGAGTGAACGAGGCCGTTCTCCGCGAGCATCACCCGATGCCGGTCGTTGAGGACTACATTGCGCGATTGGGAAGAGGATCTGTTTGGAGCAAGCTAGATATTCGTGAGGCGTTTCTGCAAATCGAACTAGCAGAAGATTCTCGAGACGTTACAACTTTTATGACTAACCGTGGACTATTCCGCTTTAAGCGATTGCCGTTTGGCTTGGTAACGGCACCAGAGCTTTTCCAAAAAGCTATGGACGAGATGTTGGCAGACTGTAGCGGAACCTATTGGTACATCGATGACATCATCGTCGAGGGAAAGGACGTCGAAGAACACGATGATCGTCTGGAGAAGGTACATTGA
- the LOC129756340 gene encoding lamin-B receptor-like: MESRRATRGAPTGTGTTATAVPGPAELAKRGRKSVAVRNRSPSPPARKPSPARKTSPARKASPGRPRKQSPARRASPARKASPARKASPARKASPARKASPSRKSPGRKPAPKPTKVSPDEPRRTTRSKTSEQRDKSPPSKRVLRDKNLSIILDEAEELSKKGSPAKSITPNTSQRSIVTSTERSRITGSRSVSVANDSQEFSDHEEIEFQSFRKDDNGLLGEKSYARRSATKQLQELKEFGGTWGAVAALLLVPAFIFFTNHFCSGATHRDCSFKIPANLDEFKSLSTYFNREIGVIFLLFTWGIAAVTALPIGKAVKIVDEIRGQQSFTFTGLTCAVFTGLVIFVAEYCYKYPLISTISKGYNQLLVISLVYALITATLAFIKSRYVPQANHNPYAKSNKFLPDFFIGREINPLTFNHLNLKLVHYHISIILALVFNSIILYRNLHFPALPDAEEPLTLLEKVTFTLKNLEFVPASVVAASLTILYLLDLLAYEHHLTFSFDLQNEGFGSGLLLRYAIFPFTLTLLPKYISAHKLTEVPVWALATVALLALVGLFVKRSSQRLKHLYRLNPLGEKFIDLETLPTFQGRRLLVAKLWGRIRQPNYVGDILQNVALLPLLYWRFAWPPLLAVLFTVILLVHRAHRVNERNAKKYNSAWQRYCTTVRYMLIPKVY; encoded by the exons ATGGAAAGTCGTCGAGCAACACGGGGTGCTCCCACCGGAACGGGGACAACGGCTACCGCAGTTCCAGGACCGGCTGAGTTGGCCAAACGGGGTCGCAAATCGGTGGCAGTCCGTAACCGGTCTCCTTCGCCCCCAGCCAGGAAACCGTCACCCGCGAGAAAGACATCACCCGCAAGAAAGGCATCACCCGGACGACCCAGGAAACAATCTCCTGCTAGGAGAGCCTCGCCGGCCAGGAAGGCATCACCGGCTAGAAAAGCATCACCCGCCCGGAAAGCAAGTCCTGCTAGAAAGGCATCACCCTCGAGAAAATCTCCAGGACGGAAACCCGCCCCAAAACCAACGAAGGTATCACCGGATGAACCCAGACGTACAACAAGGAGCAAAACTTCGGAACAGCGAGACAAAAGTCCTCCTTCCAAACGGGTTTTGCGAgataaaaatctctcaataatcCTAGACGAAGCCGAGGAGCTTTCGAAAAAAGGTTCCCCCGCTAAGAGCATAACTCCAAACACCAGCCAACGGTCGATTGTGACCTCTACCGAGCGCAGTCGTATCACCGGTTCCCGTTCCGTTAGTGTGGCCAACGACTCCCAGGAATTCTCCGATCACGAAGAAATTGAATTCCAGAGTTTCCGCAAGGACGACAATGGGCTACTTGGAGAAAAATCTTACGCCCGGCGAAGTGCGACCAAACAACTGCAAGAGCTCAAAGAATTCGGGGGAACCTGGGGAGCAGTTGCAGCCCTGCTCCTGGTACCGGCCTTCATATTCTTTACCAACCATTTCTGCTCCGGAGCCACCCATCGGGATTGCTCCTTCAAAATACCCGCTAATTTGGATGAATTCAAAAGCCTTTCGACATACTTCAACCGGGAAATCGGAGTCATCTTTCTGCTGTTTACATGGGGTATAGCAGCCGTGACCGCACTCCCCATCGGCAAAGCCGTGAAAATCGTCGATGAAATTCGGGGCCAGCAAAGTTTCACCTTCACCGGTCTAACTTGTGCCGTTTTCACCGGACTCGTAATCTTCGTAGCCGAATATTGCTACAAGTACCCTCTGATCTCAACAATCAGCAAAGGCTACAACCAACTGTTGGTCATAAGTCTTGTCTATGCGCTAATAACCGCCACCCTTGCCTTCATCAAATCTCGCTATGTTCCACAAGCCAACCACAATCCTTACGCCAAGTCCAACAAATTCCTACCGGACTTCTTCATCGGTAGAGAAATCAATCCCCTCACCTTCAACCATCTGAACCTTAAACTGGTCCACTATCACATCTCGATTATCTTGGCCCTGGTATTCAACTCCATCATCCTGTACCGTAATCTCCACTTCCCGGCCCTACCTGATGCTGAAGAACCGCTAACACTTCTCGAAAAAGTCACCTTCACCCTCAAGAACCTCGAATTCGTTCCGGCCTCGGTGGTCGCCGCTTCGCTCACCATCCTGTACCTACTGGATCTCCTAGCCTACGAACACCACCTAACCTTTTCGTTCGATCTGCAAAACGAAGGCTTCGGTTCCGGTTTGTTGCTGCGCTATGCCATCTTCCCCTTCACCCTGACGCTGCTCCCGAAATACATCTCGGCCCACAAGCTAACGGAAGTTCCGGTGTGGGCCCTGGCCACCGTTGCCCTTCTAGCCCTGGTCGGACTCTTCGTCAAACGATCTAGCCAACGGTTGAAGCATCTGTACCGGTTGAACCCACTGGGCGAGAAATTTATCG ATTTGGAAACGCTGCCCACCTTCCAGGGTCGTCGGCTACTGGTGGCTAAGCTTTGGGGGCGAATCCGTCAGCCCAACTACGTCGGTGATATCCTGCAAAATGTGGCTCTGTTGCCCCTGCTCTACTGGCGCTTTGCCTGGCCTCCGCTATTGGCCGTGCTCTTCACCGTGATCCTGCTGGTGCACCGGGCTCATCGGGTTAACGAACGGAACGCCAAGAAGTACAACTCGGCCTGGCAACGCTACTGCACCACTGTCCGGTACATGCTGATCCCAAAGGTGTATTAA
- the LOC129753712 gene encoding ERI1 exoribonuclease 2-like, whose product MNIRSYDVGSRQQNRYWYPQLSSSYKFSQSKLRYLVVIDFEATCWPKVARAMRKNQEIIEFPAVLLNLNTGHLEEKFQQYVKPEENPQLSRYCIDLTGIGQDQVNAGVPLTTCLLLFDKWLNQILPKRGLVLPKSNQKNPAVNVAFATWSDWDLGACLNNECWRKAINKPAYFGQWIDIFYHRQSSFPEALAQRGLQFEGKEHCGLDDAKNLARLIMRMGQDGALPFLG is encoded by the exons ATGAATATTCGATCGTATGATGT AGGCAGTCGTCAGCAAAACCGATATTGGTATCCACAGTTGTCATCTTCTTACAAATTCTCCCAATCAAAACTACGATATCTGGTGGTGATTGATTTCGAAGCCACATGTTGGCCAAAAGTTGCTAGAGCTATGcgtaaaaatcaagaaatcatAGAATTTCCAGCCGTGCTGCTAAATTTAAACACCGGCCACCTCGAGGAAAAATTTCAGCAGTACGTGAAACCGGAAGAAAATCCTCAACTTAGTCGATACTGCATTGATCTAACCGGAATCGGGCAGGATCAAGTAAATGCAGGTGTTCCGCTTACCACCTGCTTGCTGCTGTTCGACAAATGGCTCAACCAAATCTTGCCAAAACGAGGCTTGGTGCTTCCCAAAAGCAACCAGAAAAATCCGGCAGTGAACGTTGCGTTTGCCACGTGGAGCGATTGGGACTTGGGGGCATGTTTGAACAACGAATGCTGGCGAAAAGCGATCAATAAACCAGCTTACTTTGGTCAATGGATTGAT ATTTTTTACCATCGGCAGTCGAGTTTCCCGGAAGCATTAGCCCAGAGGGGTCTACAATTCGAAGGTAAAGAACACTGTGGACTTGACGATGCAAAAAATCTGGCCCGGCTGATAATGCGGATGGGCCAAGATGGTGCCCTACCCTTCTTGGGATGA